The Caloenas nicobarica isolate bCalNic1 chromosome 15, bCalNic1.hap1, whole genome shotgun sequence genome includes a region encoding these proteins:
- the SDC4 gene encoding syndecan-4 isoform X2, with amino-acid sequence MDARWLDYPASGDLPDDEDIGGFRPHLTSDGLEIDDVSGSGDFSDSEDAVYLTTMDTPLISDNYIPGDTERKIEGEKKNILVDNEIIPDKAAPVEEDLSNKISMASTASGSIFERTEVLTALIAGGAVGLLFAVFLILLLVYRMKKKDEGSYDLGKKPIYKKAPTNEFYA; translated from the exons ATGGACGCCCGATGGCTTGACTACCCTGCCTCCGGAGACTTGCCAGACGATGAAGACATCGGCGGATTCAGGCCTCACTTAACTTCGGACGGGTTGGAAATAGATGATGTGTCGGGGTCTGGAG acttCTCAGACTCTGAAGATGCCGTGTATCTGACTACCATGGATACTCCTCTG ATATCTGACAACTATATCCCTGGAGATACTGAGAGAAAGATTGAaggtgagaagaaaaacatactgGTGGACAATGAAATCATTCCAGACAAAGCTGCACCTGTTGAAGAGGACCTGTCCAACAAGATCTCCATGGCAAGCACAGCCAGCGGCAGCATCTTTGAAAGAACAGAAGTCCTTACAG CTCTCATTGCCGGAGGGGCAGTGGGCCTCTTGTTTGCTGTCTTCTTGATCCTCCTCCTAGTCTATCGCATGAAGAAAAAGGACGAAGGCAGTTATGACCTTGGGAAGAAACCCATCTACAAGAAAGCCCCTACAAATGAGTTCTATGCTTGA